From a region of the Cygnus atratus isolate AKBS03 ecotype Queensland, Australia chromosome 3, CAtr_DNAZoo_HiC_assembly, whole genome shotgun sequence genome:
- the HTR1E gene encoding 5-hydroxytryptamine receptor 1E produces the protein MNFTNCTTEANVAAKPKTVTEKMLVTLTLATITTLTMLLNSAVIAAISTTKKLHQPANYLICSLAVTDLLVAVLVMPLSITYIMIDKWTLGYFICEIWLSVDMTCCTCSILHLCVIALDRYWAITDAIEYARKRTAKRAGLMIVTVWTISIFISMPPLFWRNHHSVNIPSECRIQHDHVIYTIYSTFGAFYIPLTLILILYYRIYHAAKSLYQKRGSSRHLSNRSTDSQNSFASCKLTQTFCVSDFSTSDPTTEFDKINASVRIPPFENDLDLAGDRQQISTTRERKAARILGLILGAFILSWLPFFIKELLVGLHVCTVSPEVADFLTWLGYVNSLINPLLYTSFNEDFKLAFRKLIRCREHS, from the coding sequence ATGAATTTCACAAATTGCACCACTGAAGCCAATGTGGCTGCAAAGCCAAAAACTGTAACTGAAAAGATGCTTGTTACCCTGACCTTGGCCACAATCACAACCCTGACTATGCTGCTGAATTCTGCTGTGATTGCGGCAATCTCCACAACCAAGAAGCTCCACCAGCCAGCAAATTATTTAATATGTTCGCTAGCTGTGACAGATCTCCTTGTTGCTGTCCTTGTCATGCCCTTGAGTATCACTTACATAATGATAGACAAATGGACTTTGGGATACTTCATCTGTGAGATCTGGCTTAGCGTCGACATGACCTGTTGCACGTGTTCGATTCTTCACCTGTGTGTCATTGCTCTGGACAGGTACTGGGCAATCACAGATGCCATCGAATATGCCAGGAAAAGAACGGCCAAAAGGGCTGGGCTGATGATAGTCACCGTGTGGACTATCTCCATTTTCATATCCATGCCCCCTTTGTTTTGGAGAAATCACCACAGCGTCAATATTCCCAGTGAGTGCCGCATTCAGCATGATCACGTCATCTACACTATTTATTCCACATTCGGGGCATTTTATATACCTTTGACTTTGATCCTGATTCTGTACTACAGGATCTACCATGCTGCAAAGAGCCTTTACCAGAAGCGGGGTTCGAGCCGCCACCTCAGCAACAGGAGCACCGACAGCCAAAACTCTTTCGCCAGCTGTAAGCTCACACAGACGTTCTGCGTCTCGGACTTCTCCACCTCCGACCCAACCACAGAGTTTGATAAAATCAACGCGTCCGTGAGGATCCCTCCTTTCGAGAATGACCTGGACCTGGCTGGTGACCGGCAGCAGATTTCCACCACACGGGAGCGAAAGGCTGCTCGCATTTTGGGACTGATCTTGGGTGCTTTCATTTTGTCCTGGTTGCCCTTTTTTAtcaaggagctgctggtgggccTCCACGTTTGCACTGTGTCTCCAGAAGTAGCAGATTTCTTGACCTGGCTTGGATATGTCAACTCCCTTATCAACCCTTTGCTGTACACTAGCTTTAATGAAGATTTCAAACTGGCCTTCAGAAAGCTCATCAGGTGTCGAGAACATTCTTAA